One Micromonospora sp. WMMD1120 genomic region harbors:
- a CDS encoding glycoside hydrolase family 18 protein, whose translation MRPLRHRRLTAVVALTTLLITAAPPTAASAADNQRRAGYHRVGYFTQWGIYGRAFPVKKLDTSGAASRLTHVNYAFGNISEDGRCYVDGGPGEGDAWADYQRPVPAEESVDGVADAPGQALNGNFHQLAKLKAKHPDLKVLISLGGWSWSTYFSNAARTDASRKAFVASCIDLYLKGNLPGSTPGAGAGVFDGIDLDWEWPNSDGEPGNVIRPEDRENFTKLLAEFRRQLDAYGRTTRAHHPLTAFLPANPAAMDAGYEGRKIFRYLDFATVQGYDFHGGWDAVANQQSALRVPTGSPDNPDFSVEVAVDGWIARGAPRAKLVLGIPYYGRGWTGITGGGNGLFQPATGPAPATFEAGYEDYKKLKTLAGNGFAVHRDLRAGHAWLFDGTTLWTYDDPAVVLQKTLYIRRAGLGGAMIWSLDGDDDNATLTKTIGLGLGTR comes from the coding sequence ATGCGACCATTGCGCCACCGCCGACTCACCGCCGTCGTCGCCCTGACGACCCTGCTGATCACCGCCGCCCCTCCGACCGCCGCGAGCGCCGCCGACAACCAGCGTCGCGCCGGCTACCACCGGGTCGGCTACTTCACCCAGTGGGGCATCTACGGCCGGGCCTTCCCGGTCAAGAAGCTCGACACCTCCGGCGCGGCGAGCCGCCTCACCCACGTCAACTACGCCTTCGGCAACATCAGCGAGGACGGCCGCTGCTACGTCGACGGCGGGCCCGGTGAGGGCGACGCCTGGGCCGACTACCAGCGCCCGGTCCCCGCCGAGGAGAGCGTGGACGGCGTCGCGGACGCCCCGGGCCAGGCGCTCAACGGCAACTTCCACCAGCTCGCCAAGCTCAAGGCCAAGCACCCCGACCTGAAGGTGCTCATCTCGCTGGGCGGCTGGAGTTGGTCGACCTATTTCTCGAACGCGGCCCGCACCGACGCCTCCCGCAAGGCGTTCGTCGCGTCCTGCATCGACCTCTACCTGAAGGGCAACCTGCCGGGCAGCACGCCGGGCGCCGGCGCCGGGGTCTTCGACGGCATCGACCTCGACTGGGAGTGGCCCAACTCAGACGGTGAGCCGGGCAACGTGATCCGCCCGGAGGACCGGGAGAACTTCACCAAGCTGCTCGCCGAGTTCCGCCGGCAGCTCGACGCGTACGGACGCACGACCCGCGCGCACCACCCGCTGACCGCGTTCCTGCCGGCCAACCCGGCCGCCATGGACGCCGGCTACGAGGGTCGCAAGATATTCAGGTACCTCGACTTCGCCACCGTGCAGGGCTACGACTTCCACGGCGGCTGGGACGCGGTGGCCAACCAGCAGTCCGCGCTGCGGGTGCCGACCGGCTCGCCGGACAACCCGGACTTCTCGGTGGAGGTGGCCGTCGACGGCTGGATCGCCCGGGGCGCGCCGCGCGCCAAGCTCGTCCTCGGCATCCCCTACTACGGTCGCGGCTGGACCGGCATCACCGGCGGCGGAAACGGCCTCTTCCAACCGGCGACCGGGCCCGCGCCGGCCACCTTCGAGGCCGGCTACGAGGACTACAAGAAGCTCAAGACGCTGGCCGGCAACGGGTTCGCCGTGCACCGCGACCTGCGCGCCGGGCACGCCTGGCTGTTCGACGGCACGACCCTGTGGACGTACGACGACCCGGCGGTCGTGTTGCAGAAGACGCTCTACATCCGACGGGCCGGCCTCGGTGGCGCGATGATCTGGTCGCTCGACGGCGACGACGACAACGCCACGCTGACCAAGACCATCGGCCTCGGGCTCGGCACCCGGTAG
- a CDS encoding PPOX class F420-dependent oxidoreductase: MSKPPLPDAAVEMLRKPNPAVMTTLRNGGQPVSAATWYLWEDGRILVNMDESRRRLEHIRNDPRVSLTVLDEAGWYTHVSIIGHVAELRVDEGLADIDRLSKHYTGNAYPRRERGRVSALIEIDRWHGWGSQKDNNQVG; encoded by the coding sequence ATGTCCAAGCCACCGCTTCCCGACGCCGCGGTCGAGATGCTGCGCAAGCCGAACCCGGCCGTCATGACCACCCTTCGCAACGGTGGTCAGCCGGTCTCGGCCGCCACCTGGTACCTGTGGGAGGACGGCCGGATCCTGGTGAACATGGACGAGAGCCGCCGTCGGCTGGAGCACATCCGCAACGACCCCCGGGTGTCCCTCACCGTGCTCGACGAGGCGGGGTGGTACACGCACGTCAGCATCATCGGGCACGTCGCCGAGCTGCGCGTGGACGAGGGTCTGGCCGACATCGACCGGCTGTCGAAGCACTACACCGGCAACGCCTACCCCCGGCGGGAGCGCGGTCGGGTGAGCGCCCTTATCGAGATCGACAGGTGGCACGGCTGGGGTTCGCAGAAGGACAACAACCAGGTGGGTTGA
- a CDS encoding DUF397 domain-containing protein — protein sequence MDLTGAVWRTSTRSGSGGGNCVEVADNLPGIVGVRDSKDPAGPALVFAPASWRAFVAKVARQP from the coding sequence ATGGACCTGACTGGCGCTGTCTGGCGCACGTCCACCCGTAGCGGCTCCGGGGGTGGCAACTGCGTCGAGGTCGCCGACAATCTGCCCGGCATCGTCGGCGTGCGTGACTCCAAGGACCCGGCCGGGCCGGCGCTGGTCTTCGCCCCGGCATCCTGGCGGGCGTTCGTCGCCAAGGTCGCCCGGCAGCCCTGA
- a CDS encoding helix-turn-helix transcriptional regulator, whose protein sequence is MADLPHPLAAFIVGEIRRARGVSGMTQEAFGRGAGFSASHVSAVESEARALTMDFIKGADRAFKNGGLFERMVGKLGAPAWFLPWLDAERTATQLRSWQPSLVPGLLQTESYARAVIRCNETLSDDEVEKRLAHRIDRQAILTKTPAPHVVAVIAEAVLRRAVADFRDVMAGQIKQLTTLAEQSTISVHILPDEVSMHVGLTGPFSLARLPDHKWVAEMENQLGGVVVDRDDDVDTLMSRWEMVRSEALPRRQSLDLMREVVTSWT, encoded by the coding sequence ATGGCCGATCTGCCGCATCCGCTGGCCGCGTTCATCGTGGGCGAGATCCGTCGCGCCCGAGGCGTGTCCGGGATGACCCAGGAGGCATTCGGTCGGGGCGCGGGTTTCAGCGCCTCGCACGTCAGCGCCGTGGAGAGCGAGGCGCGGGCGCTGACGATGGACTTCATCAAGGGCGCTGACCGGGCGTTCAAGAACGGCGGGCTGTTCGAGCGCATGGTCGGGAAGCTCGGCGCGCCGGCCTGGTTCCTGCCGTGGCTCGACGCCGAACGCACGGCGACGCAGCTCCGGTCCTGGCAGCCGTCCCTGGTTCCCGGTCTGCTCCAAACCGAGAGCTACGCCCGAGCCGTCATCCGCTGCAACGAGACACTGAGCGACGACGAGGTGGAGAAGCGGCTCGCCCACCGGATCGACCGGCAGGCGATCCTCACCAAGACGCCCGCCCCGCATGTCGTCGCCGTCATCGCCGAGGCGGTGCTGCGCCGCGCCGTCGCGGACTTTCGCGACGTCATGGCGGGCCAGATCAAGCAGTTGACCACCCTGGCGGAGCAATCGACCATCAGTGTCCACATACTTCCGGACGAGGTCAGCATGCACGTCGGCCTGACCGGGCCGTTCAGCCTGGCACGACTGCCCGACCACAAGTGGGTGGCGGAAATGGAGAACCAGCTCGGCGGCGTGGTCGTCGACCGCGACGACGACGTGGATACCCTGATGTCGCGGTGGGAGATGGTTCGTAGCGAGGCGCTGCCCCGCCGGCAGTCACTGGATCTGATGAGGGAAGTGGTGACGTCATGGACCTGA
- a CDS encoding M14 family zinc carboxypeptidase: MARSSRPFWTVPTKRLASATTVALLLGLTPLLSGTSAANAARPPGCVDDPNARLASVPTPENALGFPLGVGQERVVTNDEIRSYLSAVDTASDRVVTGVLTTSVLGQPLPYAVVSNERHVRPAALRAIADDVRALRDPRRTSARTAARTARDSPAIVWVTANVHGGEKSGADAALKTLYELAAGLSCDVARRNDNLVTIIVPTQNPDGRDATRRQNEYGFDLNRDWFARTQQETDGKLELLRRYPPQVFVDAHEMGGRQYFFPPNADPIHHEIAGEAVDWINRIGEANKAGFGFNGACDDTVTTECYFNYDTYDMFFMGYGDTVPTTGFGAAGMTYEKGSASAVADRVQQQYHTQWATLGWAAANKREVLDGYFDIWTDALAQGRAGTLEPNEVVQPTNEVQFPVPDLTIRSYFLLPDRQLADVRQLVERLRRMDVEVYEVRRPTRVPTARVFGGRAATNVTVPKGAYWIPMDQPQKHWIQAVLGEDPYVPFPYFYDVSSWSNPLLMGISAIYTGDDVRPSADLVRKISGGRTGPAWPWGSYTYPLDSAAAAEFTFTLLDRGVPLVRDLTTSRVALPATGFNRTVDALAGRLGVTLTPGGRPTGTRLTVPDVGLFSGTGISTTSGSHGEARYVLGKRWGLDLKPVTTADINDNTEAFTGRTVLLVPDGSSATGGLTATGQANLRDWVARGNTYLGLRNEGTRLARAAGLTSTTEKTKPDDYLVIGSHLRVDVDTASPVASGRPAEDFEFNNSDPILTPSSTGTNVLSYPTDDTFWANGYTVGADILKGTAAVVDEPTGAGRAVLFAFNPLFRAYNESGLHLVANTLLYPSTATPQARRTPAVDAARARAAATPTPADLGGGWRPITIEVAAGDLPRTRAIVERFTTDARTATKNTSGYVVIPNPRGLQADEHPFARDLVRALTAAKVPLRSVVA; encoded by the coding sequence ATGGCCCGATCGTCGCGTCCGTTCTGGACCGTACCCACGAAGCGGCTGGCGAGCGCCACCACGGTAGCGCTCCTGCTCGGCCTGACTCCCCTGCTCAGCGGCACGTCGGCCGCGAACGCCGCCCGTCCGCCCGGCTGCGTCGACGACCCGAACGCACGGCTGGCCAGCGTGCCCACGCCGGAGAACGCGCTCGGCTTCCCCCTCGGCGTCGGGCAGGAGCGGGTCGTCACCAACGACGAGATCCGCTCCTACCTCTCGGCGGTGGACACCGCCTCCGACCGGGTCGTCACCGGCGTGCTGACCACCAGCGTGCTCGGCCAGCCCCTGCCGTACGCGGTGGTCTCCAACGAACGGCACGTGCGGCCGGCGGCGCTACGGGCCATCGCCGACGACGTCCGGGCGCTGCGCGACCCACGCCGCACCAGCGCCCGGACTGCCGCGCGTACCGCGAGGGACAGCCCGGCCATCGTCTGGGTCACCGCGAACGTGCACGGCGGTGAGAAGAGCGGCGCCGACGCGGCCCTCAAGACGCTGTACGAGCTGGCCGCCGGCCTGTCCTGCGATGTCGCACGACGCAACGACAACCTGGTCACCATCATCGTGCCCACCCAGAACCCGGACGGGCGCGACGCGACCCGGCGGCAGAACGAGTACGGCTTCGACCTGAACCGGGACTGGTTCGCCCGCACCCAGCAGGAGACCGACGGCAAGCTCGAACTGCTGCGCCGCTACCCGCCGCAGGTCTTCGTCGACGCGCACGAGATGGGCGGCCGGCAGTACTTCTTCCCGCCCAACGCCGACCCGATCCACCACGAGATCGCCGGCGAGGCGGTGGACTGGATCAACCGGATCGGCGAGGCCAACAAGGCCGGTTTCGGCTTCAACGGCGCCTGCGACGACACCGTCACCACCGAGTGCTACTTCAACTACGACACGTACGACATGTTCTTCATGGGCTACGGCGACACGGTGCCGACCACCGGCTTCGGCGCGGCCGGCATGACGTACGAGAAGGGCAGCGCCTCGGCCGTCGCCGACCGGGTCCAGCAGCAGTACCACACCCAGTGGGCGACGCTCGGCTGGGCCGCCGCCAACAAGCGCGAGGTGCTGGACGGCTACTTCGACATCTGGACCGACGCGCTCGCCCAGGGCCGGGCGGGCACGTTGGAGCCGAACGAGGTGGTGCAGCCCACGAACGAGGTCCAGTTCCCGGTGCCGGACCTCACCATCCGCTCGTACTTCCTGCTGCCCGACCGGCAGCTCGCCGACGTCCGCCAGCTCGTCGAGCGGCTGCGCCGGATGGACGTCGAGGTGTACGAGGTGCGCAGGCCGACCCGGGTGCCCACCGCGCGGGTCTTCGGCGGGCGCGCCGCCACGAACGTGACGGTGCCCAAGGGGGCGTACTGGATTCCGATGGACCAGCCGCAGAAGCACTGGATCCAGGCCGTCCTGGGCGAGGACCCGTACGTGCCGTTCCCGTACTTCTACGACGTGTCGTCCTGGAGCAACCCGCTGCTGATGGGCATCTCCGCCATCTACACCGGAGACGACGTCCGGCCCAGCGCCGACCTGGTCCGCAAGATCAGCGGTGGTCGCACCGGCCCGGCGTGGCCGTGGGGCTCCTACACCTACCCGCTGGACTCGGCCGCCGCCGCCGAGTTCACCTTCACCCTGCTCGACCGGGGCGTCCCCCTCGTCCGGGACCTGACCACCAGCCGGGTCGCGCTCCCGGCGACAGGCTTCAACCGCACCGTCGACGCGTTGGCCGGCCGGCTCGGGGTCACACTCACCCCCGGTGGGCGGCCCACCGGCACCCGACTCACGGTGCCCGACGTGGGGCTGTTCTCGGGCACCGGCATCTCCACCACCTCCGGCTCCCACGGCGAGGCGCGCTACGTGCTCGGCAAGCGGTGGGGGCTCGACCTGAAGCCGGTCACCACCGCCGACATCAACGACAACACCGAGGCGTTCACCGGGCGTACCGTCCTGCTGGTTCCCGACGGCAGCAGCGCGACCGGCGGTCTGACCGCCACCGGGCAGGCCAACCTGCGCGACTGGGTCGCCAGGGGCAACACCTACCTCGGGTTGCGCAACGAGGGCACCCGGCTCGCCCGCGCCGCCGGGCTGACCTCGACCACCGAGAAGACCAAGCCGGACGACTACCTGGTGATCGGCTCGCACCTGCGCGTCGACGTCGACACCGCCAGCCCGGTCGCGTCGGGTCGCCCGGCGGAGGACTTCGAGTTCAACAACAGCGACCCGATCCTCACCCCGAGCAGCACCGGGACGAACGTGCTCAGCTACCCGACGGACGACACGTTCTGGGCCAACGGCTACACCGTCGGCGCGGACATACTGAAGGGCACGGCCGCCGTCGTGGACGAGCCGACCGGCGCCGGTCGCGCGGTGCTGTTCGCGTTCAATCCGCTGTTCCGGGCGTACAACGAAAGTGGTCTGCACCTGGTGGCCAACACGCTGCTCTACCCGAGCACCGCGACCCCGCAGGCCCGGCGGACGCCGGCCGTGGACGCGGCGCGCGCCCGCGCCGCCGCCACGCCGACCCCGGCGGACCTGGGCGGCGGGTGGCGGCCGATCACCATCGAGGTCGCCGCCGGCGACCTGCCCCGCACGCGGGCCATCGTCGAACGCTTCACCACCGACGCCCGGACCGCCACGAAGAACACCTCGGGGTACGTCGTGATCCCGAACCCGCGGGGACTCCAGGCCGACGAACACCCGTTCGCGAGAGATCTGGTACGCGCGCTGACCGCCGCCAAGGTGCCGCTACGGTCGGTGGTGGCCTGA
- a CDS encoding bile acid:sodium symporter family protein: MDSAVTLIGLPIALGIIMLGLGLGLTMADFRRVAQHPRAAVIALVCQVLLLPALCFCLVLAFDLAPELAVGMMLLAASPGGTTANLYSHLFGGHVALNITLTAVNSVLAVFTLPILVNLSAAYFLPDGRSIGLQFDKVLQVFAIVLVPVALGMLVRARLPHVAERLRRPVRVLSVVVLVAVIAGAVLGERENLADYFVSVGLAVLAFNLLSLAIGYGVPRLAGVDRAAATAAGFEIGIHNSTLAITIALSPALLDSTRMAIPGAVYGIVMFFTAAAFGYLVTRVGVRSTATRTP, translated from the coding sequence ATGGACTCCGCCGTCACCCTGATCGGACTGCCCATCGCCCTCGGCATCATCATGCTCGGTCTGGGTCTCGGACTGACCATGGCGGACTTCCGCCGGGTGGCCCAGCACCCGCGAGCCGCCGTCATCGCCCTGGTGTGCCAGGTGCTCCTGCTGCCGGCGCTCTGCTTCTGCCTCGTCCTCGCGTTCGACCTCGCGCCCGAGCTGGCCGTCGGCATGATGCTGCTGGCCGCCTCACCGGGCGGCACGACCGCCAACCTCTACAGTCACCTGTTCGGCGGGCACGTGGCCCTGAACATCACGTTGACCGCCGTCAACTCGGTGCTCGCCGTGTTCACACTGCCGATCCTGGTGAACCTGTCGGCCGCGTACTTCCTGCCGGACGGAAGGAGCATCGGCCTCCAGTTCGACAAGGTGCTCCAGGTCTTCGCCATCGTGCTCGTCCCGGTCGCGCTCGGCATGCTGGTCCGGGCCCGGTTGCCGCACGTCGCCGAGCGGTTGCGCCGCCCGGTCCGGGTGCTGTCCGTCGTCGTCCTCGTCGCGGTGATCGCCGGCGCCGTGCTCGGCGAGCGGGAGAACCTCGCCGACTACTTCGTCTCGGTCGGGCTGGCCGTGCTCGCCTTCAACCTGCTGAGCCTCGCCATCGGGTACGGGGTGCCGCGCCTCGCCGGGGTCGACCGCGCCGCCGCGACGGCCGCCGGGTTCGAGATCGGCATCCACAACAGCACCCTGGCCATCACCATCGCGCTCAGCCCGGCGCTGCTGGACAGCACCCGGATGGCGATCCCGGGGGCCGTCTACGGCATCGTCATGTTCTTCACCGCGGCGGCCTTCGGCTACCTGGTGACCCGCGTCGGCGTCCGCTCGACCGCGACCCGGACCCCCTGA